One segment of Mus caroli chromosome 6, CAROLI_EIJ_v1.1, whole genome shotgun sequence DNA contains the following:
- the Ddx47 gene encoding probable ATP-dependent RNA helicase DDX47 isoform X1 — MAADEEPDSPSGALQTAAEEEETKTFKDLGVTDVLCEACEQLGWAKPTKIQIEAIPLALQGRDIIGLAETGSGKTGAFALPILNALLETPQRLFALVLTPTRELAFQISEQFEALGSSIGVQCAVIVGGIDSMSQSLALAKKPHIVIATPGRLIDHLENTKGFNLRALKYLVMDEADRILNMDFETEVDKILKVIPRDRKTFLFSATMTKKVQKLQRAALKNPVKCAVSSKYQTVEKLQQYYLFIPSKFKDTYLVYILNELAGNSFMIFCSTCNNTQRTALLLRNLGFTAIPLHGQMSQSKRLGSLNKFKAKARSILLATDVASRGLDIPHVDVVVNFDIPTHSKDYIHRVGRTARAGRSGKAITFVTQYDVELFQRIEHLIGKKLPVFPTQDEEVMMLTERVNEAQRFARMELREHGEKKKRKREDAGDDDDKEGAIGVRNKVAGGKMKKRKGR, encoded by the exons ATGGCGGCGGACGAGGAACCCGATTCCCCCTCTGGAGCCCTTCAGACAGCTGCGGAAGAGGAGGAAACGAAAACATTTAAAGACCTG ggTGTGACAGATGTATTGTGTGAAGCTTGTGAGCAGTTGGGATGGGCAAAGCCCACCAAGATCCAGATCGAAGCTATTCCTTTGGCCTTGCAAG GTCGTGATATTATTGGGTTGGCAGAAACGGGATCTGGGAAAACAGGCGCCTTTGCTTTGCCCATCCTGAATGCCCTGCTGGAGACGCCCCAGCGACTGTTCGCCCTGGTCCTCACCCCTACCCGAGAGTTGGCCTTTCAGATCTCTGAGCAGTTCGAGGCCCTGGGGTCATCTATTGGAGTGCAGTGTG ctgtcattgttggtggaattgatTCGATGTCTCAGTCACTAGCATTGGCCAAAAAACCACATATAGTAATAG CTACTCCTGGCCGACTGATTGACCACTTGGAAAATACCAAAGGCTTCAACTTAAGAGCTCTTAAGTACTTGGTCATGGATGAAGCAGACCGGATACTGAACATGGATTTTGAGACAGAg GTTGACAAGATCCTCAAAGTGATTCCCCGAGATCGgaaaacatttctcttttctgccaccatgaccaagaag gtacAAAAACTTCAGCGTGCAGCTCTTAAGAACCCTGTGAAATGTGCTGTGTCCTCTAAGTACCAGACTGTGGAGAAACTGCAGCAGTATTACCTTTTTATTCCCTCGAAATTCAAG GATACCTACCTGGTTTATATTCTCAATGAACTGGCTGGCAACTCCTTTATGATATTCTGCAGCACCTGTAACAACACTCAGAGAACAGCTTTGCTGCTCCGAAATCTCGGGTTCACTGCCATCCCCCTCCATGGACAGATGAGTCAG agCAAGCGCCTCGGATCCCTTAATAAGTTTAAGGCTAAGGCAAGGTCCATTCTTCTAGCGACTGATGTCGCCAGCAGAGGTCTGGACATACCCCATGTGGACGTAGTGGTCAATTTTGACATTCCGACTCATTCTAAG GATTATATCCATCGAGTAGGACGAACCGCGAGAGCTGGGCGCTCTGGGAAGGCCATTACTTTTGTAACACA GTATGATGTAGAACTCTTTCAGCGCATCGAGCACTTGATTGGGAAGAAGCTGCCTGTCTTTCCAACGCAGGATGAGGAGGTCATGATGCTCACAGAACGTGTGAACGAAGCCCAGAGGTTTGCCCGGATG GAGTTAAGGGAGCACGGAGAAAAGAAGAAACGGAAGAGAGAGGATGcaggagatgatgatgataaggagGGCGCCATTGGTGTGAGGAACAAGGTGGCTGGGGGCAAAATGAAGAAGCGGAAAGGCCGCTAA
- the Ddx47 gene encoding probable ATP-dependent RNA helicase DDX47 isoform X2: protein MAADEEPDSPSGALQTAAEEEETKTFKDLGVTDVLCEACEQLGWAKPTKIQIEAIPLALQGRDIIGLAETGSGKTGAFALPILNALLETPQRLFALVLTPTRELAFQISEQFEALGSSIGVQCAVIVGGIDSMSQSLALAKKPHIVIATPGRLIDHLENTKGFNLRALKYLVMDEADRILNMDFETEVQKLQRAALKNPVKCAVSSKYQTVEKLQQYYLFIPSKFKDTYLVYILNELAGNSFMIFCSTCNNTQRTALLLRNLGFTAIPLHGQMSQSKRLGSLNKFKAKARSILLATDVASRGLDIPHVDVVVNFDIPTHSKDYIHRVGRTARAGRSGKAITFVTQYDVELFQRIEHLIGKKLPVFPTQDEEVMMLTERVNEAQRFARMELREHGEKKKRKREDAGDDDDKEGAIGVRNKVAGGKMKKRKGR from the exons ATGGCGGCGGACGAGGAACCCGATTCCCCCTCTGGAGCCCTTCAGACAGCTGCGGAAGAGGAGGAAACGAAAACATTTAAAGACCTG ggTGTGACAGATGTATTGTGTGAAGCTTGTGAGCAGTTGGGATGGGCAAAGCCCACCAAGATCCAGATCGAAGCTATTCCTTTGGCCTTGCAAG GTCGTGATATTATTGGGTTGGCAGAAACGGGATCTGGGAAAACAGGCGCCTTTGCTTTGCCCATCCTGAATGCCCTGCTGGAGACGCCCCAGCGACTGTTCGCCCTGGTCCTCACCCCTACCCGAGAGTTGGCCTTTCAGATCTCTGAGCAGTTCGAGGCCCTGGGGTCATCTATTGGAGTGCAGTGTG ctgtcattgttggtggaattgatTCGATGTCTCAGTCACTAGCATTGGCCAAAAAACCACATATAGTAATAG CTACTCCTGGCCGACTGATTGACCACTTGGAAAATACCAAAGGCTTCAACTTAAGAGCTCTTAAGTACTTGGTCATGGATGAAGCAGACCGGATACTGAACATGGATTTTGAGACAGAg gtacAAAAACTTCAGCGTGCAGCTCTTAAGAACCCTGTGAAATGTGCTGTGTCCTCTAAGTACCAGACTGTGGAGAAACTGCAGCAGTATTACCTTTTTATTCCCTCGAAATTCAAG GATACCTACCTGGTTTATATTCTCAATGAACTGGCTGGCAACTCCTTTATGATATTCTGCAGCACCTGTAACAACACTCAGAGAACAGCTTTGCTGCTCCGAAATCTCGGGTTCACTGCCATCCCCCTCCATGGACAGATGAGTCAG agCAAGCGCCTCGGATCCCTTAATAAGTTTAAGGCTAAGGCAAGGTCCATTCTTCTAGCGACTGATGTCGCCAGCAGAGGTCTGGACATACCCCATGTGGACGTAGTGGTCAATTTTGACATTCCGACTCATTCTAAG GATTATATCCATCGAGTAGGACGAACCGCGAGAGCTGGGCGCTCTGGGAAGGCCATTACTTTTGTAACACA GTATGATGTAGAACTCTTTCAGCGCATCGAGCACTTGATTGGGAAGAAGCTGCCTGTCTTTCCAACGCAGGATGAGGAGGTCATGATGCTCACAGAACGTGTGAACGAAGCCCAGAGGTTTGCCCGGATG GAGTTAAGGGAGCACGGAGAAAAGAAGAAACGGAAGAGAGAGGATGcaggagatgatgatgataaggagGGCGCCATTGGTGTGAGGAACAAGGTGGCTGGGGGCAAAATGAAGAAGCGGAAAGGCCGCTAA